In the genome of Streptomyces collinus, one region contains:
- a CDS encoding LysR substrate-binding domain-containing protein, with translation MELRWLESFVVVAEELHFARASDRLHLAPSALSAQIRALESHLGVRLVDRGRRTRPALTSAGRLFLEEARLTLAQAARAEAVGRRAGRGELGHAQIAYVASAAFSGVLTDVLTRCAAPGTELTVQVRELETPAQLEALAGGDIDVGFLRFRPEYPPEVTATCLLTEQVVLALPAGAPLAAYDAVPAAQLRDECFVAPHFDEEYGCRDQILEVAEQGGFSPRCAPPVRDFIAALTMVGGGLGVALVPDSLRRVQIPGVAFRPLADVAPTTRLVGAYRTGEASPAVRAVIRRLREAAAATATA, from the coding sequence GTGGAACTGCGCTGGCTGGAGTCGTTCGTCGTCGTCGCGGAGGAACTGCACTTCGCCCGGGCCTCGGACCGTCTGCATCTCGCCCCGTCGGCGCTCAGCGCCCAGATCAGGGCGCTGGAGTCGCACCTGGGTGTGCGGCTCGTCGACCGCGGGCGGCGGACCCGCCCGGCCCTGACCAGTGCCGGACGGCTGTTCCTCGAAGAGGCGCGGCTGACCCTCGCCCAGGCCGCCCGGGCCGAGGCGGTGGGCCGGCGCGCCGGTCGCGGGGAGCTGGGACACGCGCAGATCGCGTACGTCGCCTCCGCGGCGTTCTCCGGGGTGCTGACCGACGTCCTCACCCGCTGCGCGGCCCCTGGTACCGAACTGACGGTGCAGGTACGGGAGTTGGAGACGCCTGCCCAACTGGAGGCGCTGGCCGGCGGAGACATCGACGTCGGCTTCCTGCGCTTCAGGCCGGAGTACCCACCCGAGGTCACGGCGACCTGTCTGCTCACCGAGCAGGTCGTCCTGGCGCTGCCTGCCGGGGCGCCACTCGCGGCGTACGACGCCGTTCCGGCGGCACAACTGCGCGACGAGTGCTTCGTGGCCCCGCACTTCGACGAGGAGTACGGCTGCCGCGACCAGATCCTCGAAGTGGCGGAGCAAGGCGGGTTCAGTCCCCGGTGCGCTCCCCCGGTGCGGGACTTCATCGCGGCTCTGACCATGGTGGGCGGCGGTCTCGGGGTGGCCCTCGTGCCCGATTCGCTGCGCCGCGTCCAGATCCCCGGAGTGGCCTTCCGTCCGCTGGCCGACGTGGCGCCGACCACCCGGCTGGTCGGCGCCTACCGCACAGGGGAGGCCTCGCCCGCGGTGCGCGCCGTGATCCGCCGGCTGCGGGAGGCCGCCGCCGCAACGGCGACAGCCTGA
- a CDS encoding alcohol dehydrogenase catalytic domain-containing protein: MAKMLAARLHELGAPMSVDTVDVPTPRPTDVLVRVKACGIVPNMANVINNWPTWYPHQPLPQLPAIFGLDPAGVVEAVGDAVLNTKPGDRVYVSPLRSCGSCQVCRGGELSRCRYFTLNGYFSTSRDGQRIFDLYPYGGFAEYMTAPQHAIVNIPDNMTFEQAGKLGYIGTSYGALKNAAAAPGQVALIDGITGTLGVASTLLALASGVSRVLGTGRNEELLKRVKELAPDRIEVMRLGEGSTGEWAKSRTGGEGADFVISALGAKAPVETMLDSMQGVRRGGRVVNVGGVADRLPVDVKWLMDEQVQLIGSNWFSTAQGQEVADMVATGALDLSYLITKPFPLSEVNEAISGRVTDLDGGFSNYVVIP, translated from the coding sequence ATGGCGAAAATGCTCGCCGCGCGACTGCACGAACTCGGTGCGCCGATGTCGGTGGACACGGTCGACGTGCCCACCCCGAGGCCGACCGACGTGCTGGTGCGGGTCAAGGCATGCGGAATCGTGCCGAACATGGCCAATGTGATCAACAACTGGCCTACGTGGTACCCGCATCAGCCGCTGCCCCAGCTCCCCGCGATCTTCGGTCTCGACCCGGCGGGTGTGGTCGAGGCGGTCGGCGATGCGGTGCTCAACACCAAGCCCGGCGACCGGGTCTATGTGAGCCCGCTGCGGTCCTGCGGCAGCTGTCAGGTGTGCCGCGGCGGCGAACTCAGCCGATGCCGCTACTTCACCCTGAACGGCTACTTCAGCACCTCCCGCGACGGCCAGCGGATTTTCGACCTCTACCCCTACGGCGGTTTCGCCGAGTACATGACCGCGCCGCAGCACGCGATCGTCAACATCCCCGACAACATGACGTTCGAGCAGGCCGGCAAGCTCGGCTACATCGGAACCTCCTACGGCGCCCTCAAGAACGCCGCGGCCGCCCCCGGCCAGGTCGCGCTGATCGACGGAATCACGGGCACACTCGGTGTGGCCTCCACTCTCCTCGCGCTGGCCTCCGGCGTCTCCAGGGTTCTCGGCACCGGCCGCAACGAGGAACTCCTGAAGCGGGTCAAGGAGTTGGCTCCGGACCGGATCGAGGTCATGCGGCTGGGCGAGGGCTCCACCGGGGAGTGGGCCAAGTCCCGCACCGGCGGCGAGGGGGCGGACTTCGTGATCAGTGCGCTCGGCGCCAAGGCTCCGGTGGAGACGATGCTCGACTCCATGCAGGGCGTCCGCCGGGGCGGCAGGGTCGTCAACGTCGGCGGGGTGGCCGACCGGCTGCCCGTGGACGTGAAGTGGCTCATGGACGAGCAGGTCCAGCTGATCGGCTCCAACTGGTTCAGCACCGCGCAGGGCCAGGAGGTCGCCGACATGGTGGCGACCGGAGCCCTGGACCTGTCGTACCTGATCACCAAGCCCTTCCCGCTGTCCGAGGTCAACGAAGCCATCTCAGGACGGGTGACGGATCTCGACGGTGGATTCAGCAACTACGTCGTGATCCCCTGA
- a CDS encoding carboxymuconolactone decarboxylase family protein yields the protein MARVPYLRREDADESLKPLYDRLETERKVPTANIFLALTHAPTQLDAFLTYANSLRAADLSPKLRELAILTVGHATRSAYEVAHHQSHGLKAGLTEEQLAAVADFEHSGLFDDMEKAVMRLARESTLRVDVAEETWQAAAAHLTSRQMVELSLSIAWYNSGVRIMGLLGIDLEDNYPDPFANS from the coding sequence ATGGCACGAGTTCCCTATCTGCGCCGCGAGGACGCGGACGAGTCGCTGAAGCCGCTGTACGACCGGCTGGAGACCGAACGCAAGGTCCCGACGGCGAACATCTTCCTCGCCCTCACCCACGCGCCCACCCAGCTGGACGCCTTCCTGACCTACGCCAACTCGCTGCGGGCCGCTGATCTCAGCCCCAAGCTGCGCGAACTGGCGATCCTGACCGTGGGGCACGCCACCCGGTCGGCGTACGAGGTCGCCCATCATCAGTCGCACGGCCTCAAGGCCGGGCTCACCGAGGAACAGCTTGCGGCGGTGGCCGACTTCGAGCATTCCGGTCTGTTCGACGACATGGAGAAGGCGGTCATGCGGCTCGCCAGGGAGTCCACCCTCCGGGTCGACGTCGCGGAGGAGACCTGGCAGGCCGCGGCCGCGCATCTGACGAGCCGGCAGATGGTCGAACTGTCGTTGTCCATCGCCTGGTACAACTCCGGCGTCCGCATCATGGGACTGTTGGGCATCGACCTCGAAGACAATTATCCGGACCCGTTCGCCAATTCTTAG
- a CDS encoding VOC family protein — protein sequence MLPPVNLRPSFNITRASHVRLTVADLAESRNFYVNALGLVVSDEDERTCYLRGLAEACHHSLVLELDEEGAGACKRIGFRVFFDEDLDIAYAWFRDRGLPAEWVDVPYQGRTLHVSDPVGTPLELCAHMETRPRLHIDFQQYKGAHAQRLDHYQTFAPDAYELCAFYSELGFRNSEYLEHGDKLLSAFMYRKGTCLDLAIVENTGPALHHFAYTVSESRDIFTACDWAGILGYGEGVERGPGRHGPGGMLFAYLRDPDGHRVEVFNSHYQTIDTEVEPVRWDAASLSTNVRWGLPALEKWYFEASPFVGAPRIPPAEQPNPMSLERFLLEQPLP from the coding sequence ATGCTGCCACCCGTCAATCTGCGCCCGAGTTTCAATATCACCCGCGCGAGCCACGTCCGGCTCACCGTCGCCGATCTGGCCGAGAGCCGGAACTTCTACGTGAACGCCCTGGGGCTGGTCGTCAGCGACGAGGACGAGCGCACCTGCTACCTGCGCGGCCTGGCCGAGGCCTGCCACCACAGCCTCGTCCTGGAGCTCGACGAAGAGGGCGCGGGCGCGTGCAAGAGGATCGGCTTCCGGGTGTTCTTCGACGAGGACCTCGATATCGCGTACGCCTGGTTCCGCGATCGTGGCCTGCCCGCCGAGTGGGTGGACGTCCCGTACCAGGGCCGCACCCTGCACGTCAGTGACCCCGTCGGTACGCCGCTCGAACTGTGCGCGCACATGGAGACCCGGCCGCGGCTGCACATCGACTTCCAGCAGTACAAGGGCGCCCACGCGCAGCGGCTGGACCACTACCAGACCTTCGCGCCCGACGCCTATGAGCTGTGCGCCTTCTACAGTGAGCTGGGCTTTCGCAACTCGGAGTACCTGGAGCACGGCGACAAGCTGCTGAGCGCGTTCATGTACCGCAAGGGCACCTGCCTCGACCTGGCGATCGTCGAGAACACCGGGCCGGCGCTGCACCACTTCGCCTACACCGTCTCGGAGAGCCGCGACATCTTCACCGCGTGCGACTGGGCGGGCATCCTCGGCTACGGCGAAGGGGTCGAGCGAGGCCCCGGGCGGCACGGCCCCGGCGGGATGCTGTTCGCGTACCTCCGCGACCCCGACGGCCACCGGGTCGAGGTCTTCAACAGCCACTACCAGACGATCGACACCGAGGTCGAGCCGGTGCGCTGGGACGCGGCATCGCTGAGCACCAACGTGCGCTGGGGGCTCCCGGCCCTGGAGAAGTGGTACTTCGAGGCGTCGCCGTTCGTCGGCGCGCCGCGGATTCCGCCGGCCGAGCAGCCGAATCCGATGTCGCTGGAGCGGTTCCTGCTGGAACAGCCCCTTCCCTGA
- the eno gene encoding phosphopyruvate hydratase: MTDARIAELYGRRVWDSRGRPTVEVEAHLADGAIGRAIAPAGASTGQGEALDLRDGGSRFGGLDVQRAVGSVNHEIAPALLGRDASDQEAVDRILVDLDGTPDRSRLGGNAIVATSMAVLHAAAASQGVPLWQHLAGERPVRIPLPEIQIFGGGAHADRRVDVQDFMVMCPAAGSFSEALDWTAEIYRAAGSLMRQAGKAQGVADEGGFWPAFDSNEEALETLTRAIEKAGFDPSTQVGISLDIAASQFGSGGRYTLALDDRTLDTTALIDMLGGWIEQYPILSVEDPVGEDDTDGMVEFTRRHGHHCQVIGDDYLVTNAKRVEAAATGGAANAVLVKPNQAGTVTEAYQALRAGKDAGFGTIVSARSGETEDVTIAHLSVGWDAGQLKVGSFTRSERMAKWNEVLRIEESLGESAEFSGWSAFTFSDSGSSTTEP; encoded by the coding sequence ATGACAGACGCGCGGATCGCCGAGCTCTATGGCCGCCGGGTGTGGGACTCCCGCGGGCGCCCCACCGTGGAGGTCGAAGCGCACCTGGCGGACGGCGCGATCGGCCGGGCCATCGCGCCGGCCGGCGCGTCGACGGGCCAGGGCGAGGCGCTCGACCTGCGTGACGGCGGCAGCCGCTTCGGCGGGCTGGACGTCCAGCGGGCGGTCGGTTCGGTGAACCACGAGATCGCTCCCGCACTCCTGGGCCGCGACGCGAGCGACCAGGAGGCCGTCGACCGGATCCTGGTCGACCTCGACGGAACTCCCGACCGCAGCCGCCTCGGCGGCAACGCGATCGTCGCCACGTCCATGGCGGTCCTGCACGCCGCCGCGGCGTCGCAGGGGGTACCGCTGTGGCAGCACCTGGCGGGCGAACGGCCGGTCCGGATCCCGCTGCCGGAGATCCAGATCTTCGGCGGCGGTGCCCATGCGGACCGTCGCGTCGACGTACAGGACTTCATGGTCATGTGTCCTGCGGCGGGCAGCTTCTCCGAGGCTCTCGACTGGACCGCGGAGATCTACCGGGCGGCCGGCAGTCTGATGCGCCAGGCCGGCAAGGCCCAGGGTGTGGCCGACGAGGGCGGCTTCTGGCCCGCCTTCGACTCCAACGAGGAGGCCCTCGAAACGCTCACCCGGGCGATCGAGAAGGCCGGCTTCGACCCCTCGACGCAGGTCGGCATCTCGCTGGACATCGCGGCCTCGCAATTCGGCAGCGGCGGCCGGTACACGCTGGCGCTGGACGACCGCACGCTGGACACCACGGCGCTGATCGACATGCTGGGCGGCTGGATCGAGCAGTATCCGATCCTCTCCGTCGAAGATCCGGTGGGCGAGGACGACACCGACGGCATGGTGGAGTTCACCCGGCGCCACGGCCACCACTGCCAGGTGATCGGAGACGACTACCTGGTCACCAATGCCAAGCGGGTGGAGGCCGCGGCCACCGGCGGGGCCGCCAACGCCGTCCTCGTGAAGCCGAACCAGGCCGGCACGGTCACGGAGGCGTACCAGGCACTGCGGGCCGGGAAGGACGCCGGCTTCGGCACCATCGTCTCGGCCCGGTCCGGTGAGACCGAGGACGTCACCATCGCCCATCTCAGCGTCGGCTGGGACGCGGGACAGCTCAAGGTGGGCTCGTTCACCCGCTCCGAGCGCATGGCCAAGTGGAACGAGGTTCTGCGCATCGAGGAGTCCCTCGGCGAATCCGCGGAATTCAGCGGATGGTCCGCGTTCACATTCTCCGATTCCGGGTCTTCCACGACCGAGCCGTAA
- a CDS encoding NADPH-dependent FMN reductase: MTLTTVVASTRPGRVGRSVADWFTARAAQCQQFESHVVDLRELALPFFDEPHPPALQQYTHSHTRAWSRIVDASDAFVFVTPEYNGGFPAPLKNAWDYLVVEWQHKPAAFVSYGGVSAGTRAVQMAKQVVANLRMLPIGPTVSIPFVSERVEDGAFLAGKIHEAAAEHMLDELVRTATVMRRLRRETY, from the coding sequence ATGACCCTCACCACAGTCGTGGCCAGCACGCGTCCAGGGCGCGTGGGCAGGTCCGTCGCCGACTGGTTCACGGCCAGGGCCGCGCAGTGCCAGCAGTTCGAGTCGCACGTGGTCGACCTGCGCGAACTCGCCCTCCCGTTCTTCGACGAGCCGCATCCGCCCGCTCTTCAGCAGTACACACACAGCCACACCCGCGCCTGGAGTCGCATCGTCGACGCCTCGGACGCGTTCGTGTTCGTCACCCCGGAGTACAACGGAGGCTTCCCGGCTCCGCTGAAGAACGCGTGGGACTACCTCGTCGTGGAGTGGCAGCACAAGCCGGCCGCGTTCGTCAGCTACGGAGGCGTCTCGGCGGGCACCCGCGCCGTGCAGATGGCCAAGCAGGTGGTGGCCAACCTGAGGATGCTGCCGATCGGGCCGACCGTGAGCATCCCGTTCGTCAGTGAACGGGTCGAGGACGGTGCCTTCCTGGCCGGCAAGATCCATGAGGCCGCCGCCGAGCACATGCTGGACGAACTGGTGCGCACTGCGACGGTGATGCGTCGGCTGCGCAGGGAAACGTACTGA